GTGCCATACGCCGACTTGAGCGCGTTGCCGACCTGGTCCGCCGCGTAGCCAGCGCCCTTGAGCAGCTTCGCGGCTTCTTCCGCGCTGGTGCCATACGCGGACTTGAGCGCGTTGCCGACCTGGTCCGCCGCGTAGTCCGCGCCCTTGAGCAGCTTCACGGCCTGCTCCACGGACGTGCTGTACGCCGACTTGAGGGCATTGCCGACCTGCTCCGCCGCATAGCCGGCGCTCTTCAATGCGGCCGTGGCTTCCTGCTCGGTCGCCTTGTACCCCTTGCTCAGGGCCGCGCCGACCTGCTCGGTGGCGTAGTTGGCGCCCTTCATCAACGTCGCCGCGCCCTCCTTGGAGACCTTGTAGCCGGAGCTCAAGACTTTGCCGATGGCCTCGCCAGAGTCCTTCGCGAAGTCGATGGCTCCACTGCCCACGTTCTTGAGCCAGGTCGCCGCATCCGCGAAGAGGTGCTCGAGGTACTTCTCCGGCGCGTCGATGATCTTCTGTTTGATCCAGTTGATGAGCTGCTCGAAGTCCGCGGGCGGGATGTCGACCCCCATGCGGAGCTCGAAGCCCTTGCCGTTGATCTTGAACCTCGCGGTGATGTCTCCGGAGAAGCCCTGCCGGGAGATGACCACCGACACGTCCGCCAGGACATCGATGGAGATGCTGACGTTGTTCGCGACCTTCACTCCTCCGATGCGAACCGCGCCGAAGTCGAGTCGGGGCGACGCCTTGAACCCCACGGAGCCCTTGAAGACCGGATCGTTCTTGTCCCACGAGACGTCGAGCACCAGGTACGCGCCGAGCCACCGGCCCTCCAGCCGAAGCTGGTCGTTGGACATGACCACGCGCGACTGCGACAGGGCGAGCCCGAAGAGCGCGTTGCGCGTCTCTCCCTGCAGGTAGAAGCGCTGCTTGCTCACCATCCCTTCGACGGAGCCGGTCACCGACAGGGGCCAGTCCTTCGGGAAGAGGTCGAGCTGACCGCTGAACCAGAACTGGTCATCGACGAGCTTCAGGTCTCCGCGCATGACCTGACGACCGGCCACCTTGAGGTGCGTATGGCCCTGGAGCTGGATGGCTGCCCGCTTCTGCGTCGCGGGGGCGGCCGCGAGCGCCCACTGGCCGCCGATGACCACGCCATGAAGCTTGTTCGCGCCGAGGTCGACGAGCTGCGTCCCCGCGGTGTGGTCCATGTTGTAGTAGGCCACGAGCCCGGCCTCCTGCCCCGTGAGGAGCAGGTTCATGGCATCCGAGATCTGCTCCGCCGTCCGGGCCACGGACCAGTACCGCAGGTCGTCGATGCTGCCGCGGAACCAGGCCTGCGCGCTGGCGTCGCCGCTGCGCCCCACGTTGACCGAGGCGGCCTCGGAGACGAGCTCGCCCGGCATCCCGCCCTGGGCGCTGAGGACTCCGTTGACGAAGACGGTGCACGTCTTTCCGTCGTTCGTGACGGCGAGGTGGTTCCACTCACCGAACCGGAGCACCCCCACGCCCGTATTGAGAACGTTGACCTGTTCCGACGTGGTGGTCTGCACCGTCGTCTTGGGCACGCTCATGCCAGGAATGCTCATTCCTGGCATCTTGATGGTGGGGGCCTGCACGGATTGGGTCGAGACGGACGTCGTCTTGACGCGCGCGGTGCAGCGATGGGAGACAATCCCGTTGTTGCTCACGAAGAGCTTGGGCGCCTTCCCGCTGCCTCCCCAGATGCATTGCCACGAGCCCGTCGGGTCCTTGTCGGGACGCACCCACGCCTCGATGGTGTACTGGCCCGTCTTGAACCTGTCCGACTGCGCGATGAACGCGGAGTCACTCTCGCCGTTGAGGACGAGCCCGTCGTGACGCAGAGTCACGGGCGCCGCCGAGGCCTGCTTCTCGACGCCGCCCGGGTTCCTCAACCGCAGCTCGGACGGGACGAAGCGGGCCTTCGTGAGGGTGCCGTGATTCCGGCCGCAGAGGTCGATGGCCCTAGTCCCCGTGTCCTCTTCGAAGCGATACAGGGAGACCAGGTCCTGGCGGTCGGCGGCCATGCGCTCGAACATGCCGCCCGAAATCTCGGCGGCGCTCCGAGCGCGCTTCCAGACGCGGATCTCCGCGACCTCGCCCTTCCAGGGGACACCTTGAGGGGACACCTTGCCGACCCAGACGGAGTCCTTGAACGTGACGAGCGCCCCATTCACAGGGCCGCTCGCGAGCTCCTTCCCGTCGACATAGGTCTTCGCGGTGACGCCGTCGTTCGTCAGCGCCACGTGCTGCCACTGCCCCCAGCTCACGGTGCCGTTGGGCGTGTTCGGCGGGCCCGAGTTCCCCCCGCCGGAGTCCGTGAACCGGTGGTGGTAGAAGCCGGACTTCGAGTTGACCGCGAGGAAGTAGTTCCTCCAGAGCCCACCCTTCCGCGTGTCGATGCCGAAGATATCGGCCCACTCCCCGCCCTGGTCCTTCGCCGAACGGATCCACAGCTCGATGGTGTACTCGGGCAGGACCAGGCTGTCGGCCGCGGCAATCTCGACCCAGGTGTCCTTCCCGTTGAAGGACAGCGCCTGGACACCCTGGGCCGCGCTGGGAGTGACCGTGGCCGCTGGCAGCACCTGGGTGGCAGGGACGTCCGTGGCCAGCGGCGCGTTCACCATGACGGCGCCGGAGAGCTCCAGCTCGGAGACGCCGAAGGTGCCGCCAAGCTTGAACCCCGTGTTGAAGCCCATGGCTCCGGACGCGGCGATCCCGAACGCCGCCTCCAGGCGGAGGAACTCGAGGTCCACCTCGCCGCGAACGAAGGCGACGAGTCCCTCCTCGTTGCCTGTCTGGCCCTGCGTCGGCGTGCTCGCCACCGAGGGCAGGACGGTCATGAAGTCGTCACGGTCGCTCTCGCTGAGCTCCAGCCGCTGGAACGCGCCCTTCCGGAACTCGGCGGGCGTCGTGAGCAGCCAGTCCGCGTCGAACTTCAGGAAGGCGAATTTGTACTCCGCGCTCCCGACCCGGTTCTCGATGGGAATCGAGCCGATGCAGTCATTGATGGAGAACGTCTTCCCGAAGTTCATCAACGCCGCGATGTACTTCCACGTGCCGACCTTGACGTTCTTTCCCTTCGTCCCGAGCAGGCCCGCGCCGAGGTACTCGGGCGCCTGCAGGAACTCGTCATGGAAGTTGAACGCGAGCTCCACGCCACCCGGCGGAGTGTTCGGGTCGAGCAGCGCCTTGCGGTCGTTGAAGAACGCGCTGAAGGCCTGGAAGACAGCGACCGCCGCGGCCCCGTCGAGCTGCGGCTTCGGGAAGCCCACGTGGGCCTGGAGCCCCAGGCCCTCGATGCCCAGGTACTCGAACCCCAGCTCGTCATAGAAGATGGGGAGCGGGACGGGCAGGCCCTGGGAGACGGGGATGATGCAGAACACATCATCCAGGATGATGCGCCGCTGCAGCTGGTCCGAGGTGGGCAACGGGAAGCTCTCGTCCCGAGGCAGCATCAGCGAGACGGCGAGCGACGGGAGGTCGAACTGGTCGATGAGCGCGTCGACCTCTCCGTAGAAGAGCGAGCCGGACAGGAGCGTGCCCACGGAGAACTTCCGCACCTCGATGCCGGTGAGCCCGGGCATGGGCACGTAGCTCTGCACGACGGACGGGAAGAGGACGCGCACCGGCTTCTTCGGCGCCAGCATCCCAAGGCTGATGCGTCCGGCCGGGGAGAAGCCGAACTTGAACTCGAGCTGCTCGGGAACCTCGATCTTGAGGTACTGCTTGAACCCGTCCGGGAACCGATTGAGCACCTTGCCGGTCTGCTTCAGCGCGGTGACGACCTCGTTGGGGACACCCCCGGCCTTCTTCAGGAAGGTGACGAGCTCGTCGACCTTCAAGTCATTGTTCTTGTCGACCAGGTCGAGCCCCTCGATGGGGAGCTTGTCCGGAAAGATGTCTGCCATCGCCTTCGAACCGCAGGCCTCCAGGAAGAGCTTGAGGGGCGCGAGGGGCAGCGCGAGCGGCCGGGTGACCTTCAGCCCGCCACCCGCCTCGAAGTACTGCGAGACGCCGTCATAGACGAACGTCGGCATCTTGAAGCTGACGGCGCCGTACTGGCCGAAGTCGACGTCGAACCAGGCCTCGTTGTTGACGACCACGGTGTTGGCGCCAGTGAACGGCGAGCTGAGAAACTGCATGGCCACGCCGGTTCCCGAGATGGTGAACCGGGTGCGGGCCATGGTGAGGGGATTCCCCTGCTGGTACACGCGGAACATCTGCGCGCCGAGGTACGTGTTGAGCTCCGCCGGCAGCCCGAGCCCGGCTTCGAGCACCATCCCGAGCTGCGGCTTGACGGCGATGCCCAGCTCGGTGAGCTGGATGACCACCTTGCCGAGGTCCTTGCCATTGGCCCTGGGCAGCGCGAAGTCGATGGAGCCGGAGACATTCACCGCCGAGAGACGGGCCTCCGTCTTCCCGGCGACGAGCATCGCGTTGACCTTGGAGGGCAGCACCTGGGCAAGGCCGCCGGAGATGCCGGTGAAGCCGAGGATGGTCGTCCCCGTGAAGCTCCACCCCGCGCTCACGGACTCCTTGACGAGTCCGACCTCGAAGAGCTCGCCCTGGAAGCCGAGTCCCTCGCCCGTCGGGAAGTCGATCTTGAAGGTGGTGGAACCCGTGTTCGGCTTGAAGACGAGCGCCTTCTTCCCTTCGGCGGTGCTGCTGATGCCCAGGTAGCCGCCGAGCTTGAAGAGCGAGTCGATCTCCAGCGTGGAGGCCAGACGGAGGTCGAAGTACGTCTTCTTCTTGCCGCCCTCGCCGCTCCGGCGGTCGAGCAGGAGGTCGAACTGCGCGAAGGAGTACGAGCCCACGCCATCGAGGTCGATGAGCGTCTTCGTCGGCGACGCCATCGCGCGGAACTTGATCTTCTGGATGCCCTGGGTGGCCTCGTAGCCCGCCTGGAGGTCGAGCACCGTGTCGACGAGCTCGGCAGTCACGCCGCCGGAGAGCTGCCAGCTGCCGCCTGTCTGGTAGCTGAACAGGAGGTTGAAGGCCTTGAGCGCGAGGCCCTCGGCGACGGGCACCGGGCCCTGGCCCTGGACGCTCAGGCTCGCGTTGAACGAGGAGACCCGGGAGCCGGGCTCGCCGGTGACGTTCCGGTTGAGCGAGAACTGCACGTTCGTCTTGAGGCTCCCCTCCTCGGTGAGTGGGTCCCACTCCACCGAGGCGTCACCGAACGCGGAGAAGGCGCCGGTCTTCGTGTTGATGCGGAAGGAGAGCGTCTCGAAGACGATGTCGGGCACCTCGTCCGGCAGCGCCTCGCCGTTGGTGACGAGGGACCAGAACTTCTTCAGCTCGAAGTTGGAAAGGCTGCCGGCGAGCGTGAGCCCGTTGTTCACCTCGCCAGACAGCGCGACCACGGCGTCCGCGATGGCCATCTGGGCGGTCACGAGGCCCCGGGCACGGCCTCGGGCCTTGCTGTAGTCGACGAGGACCGAGAGGCCGGTCACCTCGAACGCCGTCGCGCCGACGGGGATGGACAGCAGGTCCTCGATCGCCGCGTCGAGGAAGAAGGCCTTCTCCTTGGGCGTGGCCGTCGCACGGAGGCGGGTGATGGTGAAGGGCGGGAGGTCCGTCTCCCCCGGCAGGAACGACTCGATCACGTCGCCGAGCGGCAGGGTCTCCCCTGCCGGCAGGCCGGCGCCGATGCGGAACGCGGGCAGCTCTCCGAACGCGGCGAGGCTGAACTTCTTGAACGCGAGGAGCCCGGCGACGGTGGTGGTGAGCGTCCGGGCCCGATCGAACGGGTTGCGCACGAAGAAGGTGAAAGCCACCTCCTTCAGCGTCATCACGTCCGGGAAGAGCTCCCAGTTCGTCTTCGACCCGATGCCGACCATCAAGGCGGTGACGGAGGCGTCATCCAGGTCGAGCGTGGTCCCAAACTCCGTGAGGGAGATTCCCTCGGGCGCCGGGAAGTCCTCGGGCATGTCGTCATCGAAGCCCTCCACCCCCACGGTCTGGGACAGGCTGGAGAAGCCGGCGACGGCGAAGTCGGAGAACCGTCCATGCAGCGAGAGCTCGCTGTCACTGGCCGAGTACTCGTACTTGCCGATCATCTCGACCGGACGCCCTCCGAGCTCGGCGTCGACGAGGAGGTAGATCCCCGGCGCCTGAGTGGCGGTGACCACCGGGTCCTGCTGGAACTCGTCGACCGCTGCCTTGAGGTAGACGAACGACTTGTTGAGCGTCAGGGGACCGAGGTTCGAGGTGCCGAGCGCGAGCGGCGCCTTGAGGCGGGCCCCGAGGAACACCATCGGGTCGTACACCTTCCGGAATTCCTTCAGCGGCCCGACGAGCGGGATGGGGTCGTCCTGCTTGACGAGCGACCCCACCGTCCGCAGCGCGCCGGAGAAGGGATAGAGCTCTCCGACGAAGTTGAGCCCGGGCACCACGTCGCACGCGTAGCGCTCGTCGAAGTACGCCTCGCTGCTGACAATCAACCGGCCGGCGCCCAGGGAGAGCTGCTTCAGGAAGTGTGGCTCGGGGAGGGCAGCGCCCCAGGTGGTGCTCTGGTACGTGCCGGTGCGGCTGGGGAGGTTCGGCAGGACGTTGGAGAAGGACCAACCTCCTGGGAGCTGGAGCTCCAGGACCACGGAGAGCTCTCCCTCGCGCTCCCGGGCCAGGAAGGACACCTGGACGTCCTTCAGCTCGTTGAGCGTCGTGGTTCCGAAGAGCTCGAGGCGCTCCGCGGTCCGGGAGATCGTCTCGGTGACCGTGTCGATCGTGAGGGACTCCACGTCGAGAGCGGAGCGAAGGATGGTGGCGATCTCCGCCGAGCCGATGAAGGTCTGGTCGATCTTGATGGAGTGGCGGGCCCCCATGGGACCGATGGCATCGAATTGCTGGAGCACGTAGTCGAGCGACATGGTTTCGATCCTCCTTTCTGGACGGGGCGCTACTTCACCGCAGCGGCATCCGTGGGGCGCGACGGCGTCGGGTCCCGGAATTTCACCTGACTCTTGTACGGATCGATTCTCCTGACGTTGACGTCTACCCGGACGTCCTTCAGCGGGTATTTCTTGATGTCGAGCGCCTCGACGATGAGCTTGTTCAGCTCCTTCTCGATCTCTTCCTGCTTCTCTCGCTCCACCGCCCGCAAATCCCCCGCCTCGCGCGCCGTGGCCTGAGTGAGTGCGCTCTGCTCCAGGTTGATCGCGTTCTGCTTCTCGGCCTTGCCCTCGACACCTTCCTGCATCCTGTCGAGGTCCGATCTCAGCTGGCGGAGCCTGGTCTCATGCTTCTGGATTCGCTCCTGATGGTTCGCCTTCACCTGCGCGCTCTTCTTCGCGTAGTACGCCTGGTATTCCTGTTCGAGCGTGAGCCGCAGCCGCGCAATCTCCTTCTCCTGATCGGGGCTCAGCCGGCCTGGGACCTTGAAGGTCTGCTTCAGCAGCTCGTCGTAGATGGGGAACGGCGCGACGACGATGCCCCGGAGGTACGTGGGTCTGTCGGCGTACAGGTCCTGGATGGTGGTCTCGATGATGGTGCCGGTGCTGGCATCGAGCTCCAGCATTCCGTGCCCCAGCGTCATGTTGAACTGCTGCCGCGCGGCCCGGTTCTGGATCTCGGTGAGCTTCCCGGTGGAGAGCGCCACGTGATCACCCATGCCGAAGAGGAGCACTCGCCCCCGCGGGATGATCCAGTCACTCGGGATCCACGCGCATCCTCGGGTAGGGACCTTCCGGCCCTGGTACGCGACCGGCGTGGCGGAACGGATGTAGCAAGGGTTCTTGTCCGGCTCGTCGGGGTCATACGCCCAGAAGAAATAATCCATGGCCGTCAGGAGCCCGGACTGCATGCGGCTCGGGAATGAGCCGGCGTACATGGGGTCGTCCGCATAGTCCCCGTGCTTCGCTCGGGACGGTGCGTTGGAGAAGGCGATGTATTCGGGAGGTACGAGCTGCGTCTTCACGAGTGAGTACAGGACGGCTTCCCAGCAGTTCATCTTCCGGGGCTCGCGATCCTTGACCGCGCTGATCATCCACTGAAACATCGGGCGGTAGGAGAGCGTGGTGTTGTCGGTGAACGACGCCGGCCCCCAGGTGATGACATCCGCCTTCTCCATCGCCTCGTCCGCGAAGAAGAGCTTGGCCTTGGCCACATCCCCCGAGTCCCGGTACTTCACCCGTTTCGAAGGCTCGAGCTGGGCCTCTTTCATCCAGGTCTCGTCGGCCTCCTTGTTGAACGCCTTGATTGCGTCCTGGGCCTTCTTGTACCGGTCGGTGTGCTCCTTCATCAGCGCTTCCATCACGCTCGCGGCCTGGTAGCCGACGTTGCGGATGTGGACCTCCTGCACGAGCGCCGGCCAGTCCTTGAAGTTCAGCCCCTCGTTGATCAGGTCATCCGTGATGACGTTCAGATCCTTGATCTTGTTCGCGTTGGCCCCGAGTTGGAGGACGACGTCCTCCTTGAACTGCTTCTCGCCCCCGTTCGAGTACTGCGATCCGCCGACAGTCACGGTGCCCATGGTCACTCGCCCCCCGTTTGAGGAATGGAGGTGGAGCGTAGCAATGTGCTGACCCGGACCGCACGAGGGGGGCCCGAGGTGCTCGCACGCACGGAGAGCGGGGACTTGGAGCCGACTGACAGACTCGCGCGGCGCCCCTCGGCCTCGCGGTCGCCGGGCAGGCCCGCAGCATCGAACTGATACTGGCCCCGGAGCCTTTGCCCGTCCTGCTCTGAGCAGGTCCAAAGCCAATCGGTCAGAACCTCTGTGCCGATGTACTAGTTTGCTGCTGGGTTCCTCCCCGGTGGCGCTCGTGGCCTTGGATTCTGGCCGGCTTCTGGCCGTCCGGGAGGTCGCGGAGCGACTGGGGGTCTGCCGGGCCACGGTGTACCGACTGTGCGAGCGGGGCGAACTGCTCCACATCCGCATCTCGAATGCGGTGCGAATAGACGCTGAGGCTCAGGAGAGAT
The Pyxidicoccus trucidator DNA segment above includes these coding regions:
- a CDS encoding LamG domain-containing protein; the encoded protein is MSLDYVLQQFDAIGPMGARHSIKIDQTFIGSAEIATILRSALDVESLTIDTVTETISRTAERLELFGTTTLNELKDVQVSFLAREREGELSVVLELQLPGGWSFSNVLPNLPSRTGTYQSTTWGAALPEPHFLKQLSLGAGRLIVSSEAYFDERYACDVVPGLNFVGELYPFSGALRTVGSLVKQDDPIPLVGPLKEFRKVYDPMVFLGARLKAPLALGTSNLGPLTLNKSFVYLKAAVDEFQQDPVVTATQAPGIYLLVDAELGGRPVEMIGKYEYSASDSELSLHGRFSDFAVAGFSSLSQTVGVEGFDDDMPEDFPAPEGISLTEFGTTLDLDDASVTALMVGIGSKTNWELFPDVMTLKEVAFTFFVRNPFDRARTLTTTVAGLLAFKKFSLAAFGELPAFRIGAGLPAGETLPLGDVIESFLPGETDLPPFTITRLRATATPKEKAFFLDAAIEDLLSIPVGATAFEVTGLSVLVDYSKARGRARGLVTAQMAIADAVVALSGEVNNGLTLAGSLSNFELKKFWSLVTNGEALPDEVPDIVFETLSFRINTKTGAFSAFGDASVEWDPLTEEGSLKTNVQFSLNRNVTGEPGSRVSSFNASLSVQGQGPVPVAEGLALKAFNLLFSYQTGGSWQLSGGVTAELVDTVLDLQAGYEATQGIQKIKFRAMASPTKTLIDLDGVGSYSFAQFDLLLDRRSGEGGKKKTYFDLRLASTLEIDSLFKLGGYLGISSTAEGKKALVFKPNTGSTTFKIDFPTGEGLGFQGELFEVGLVKESVSAGWSFTGTTILGFTGISGGLAQVLPSKVNAMLVAGKTEARLSAVNVSGSIDFALPRANGKDLGKVVIQLTELGIAVKPQLGMVLEAGLGLPAELNTYLGAQMFRVYQQGNPLTMARTRFTISGTGVAMQFLSSPFTGANTVVVNNEAWFDVDFGQYGAVSFKMPTFVYDGVSQYFEAGGGLKVTRPLALPLAPLKLFLEACGSKAMADIFPDKLPIEGLDLVDKNNDLKVDELVTFLKKAGGVPNEVVTALKQTGKVLNRFPDGFKQYLKIEVPEQLEFKFGFSPAGRISLGMLAPKKPVRVLFPSVVQSYVPMPGLTGIEVRKFSVGTLLSGSLFYGEVDALIDQFDLPSLAVSLMLPRDESFPLPTSDQLQRRIILDDVFCIIPVSQGLPVPLPIFYDELGFEYLGIEGLGLQAHVGFPKPQLDGAAAVAVFQAFSAFFNDRKALLDPNTPPGGVELAFNFHDEFLQAPEYLGAGLLGTKGKNVKVGTWKYIAALMNFGKTFSINDCIGSIPIENRVGSAEYKFAFLKFDADWLLTTPAEFRKGAFQRLELSESDRDDFMTVLPSVASTPTQGQTGNEEGLVAFVRGEVDLEFLRLEAAFGIAASGAMGFNTGFKLGGTFGVSELELSGAVMVNAPLATDVPATQVLPAATVTPSAAQGVQALSFNGKDTWVEIAAADSLVLPEYTIELWIRSAKDQGGEWADIFGIDTRKGGLWRNYFLAVNSKSGFYHHRFTDSGGGNSGPPNTPNGTVSWGQWQHVALTNDGVTAKTYVDGKELASGPVNGALVTFKDSVWVGKVSPQGVPWKGEVAEIRVWKRARSAAEISGGMFERMAADRQDLVSLYRFEEDTGTRAIDLCGRNHGTLTKARFVPSELRLRNPGGVEKQASAAPVTLRHDGLVLNGESDSAFIAQSDRFKTGQYTIEAWVRPDKDPTGSWQCIWGGSGKAPKLFVSNNGIVSHRCTARVKTTSVSTQSVQAPTIKMPGMSIPGMSVPKTTVQTTTSEQVNVLNTGVGVLRFGEWNHLAVTNDGKTCTVFVNGVLSAQGGMPGELVSEAASVNVGRSGDASAQAWFRGSIDDLRYWSVARTAEQISDAMNLLLTGQEAGLVAYYNMDHTAGTQLVDLGANKLHGVVIGGQWALAAAPATQKRAAIQLQGHTHLKVAGRQVMRGDLKLVDDQFWFSGQLDLFPKDWPLSVTGSVEGMVSKQRFYLQGETRNALFGLALSQSRVVMSNDQLRLEGRWLGAYLVLDVSWDKNDPVFKGSVGFKASPRLDFGAVRIGGVKVANNVSISIDVLADVSVVISRQGFSGDITARFKINGKGFELRMGVDIPPADFEQLINWIKQKIIDAPEKYLEHLFADAATWLKNVGSGAIDFAKDSGEAIGKVLSSGYKVSKEGAATLMKGANYATEQVGAALSKGYKATEQEATAALKSAGYAAEQVGNALKSAYSTSVEQAVKLLKGADYAADQVGNALKSAYGTSAEEAAKLLKGAGYAADQVGNALKSAYGTSAEQAAKLLKGAGYAADQVGNALKSAYGTSAEEAAKLLKGADYAADQVGNALKSAYGTSSEQAAKFLKGAGYAADQVGNALKSAYGTSAEEAAKLLKGAGYAADQVGNALKVGWNSSADAIGKALKGAGYGVNEVGNYLKSGFNLGADALSKTLKGAGYASDEISKLFKSLGGEFSKAASKLDPTKW
- a CDS encoding helix-turn-helix domain-containing protein — encoded protein: MALDSGRLLAVREVAERLGVCRATVYRLCERGELLHIRISNAVRIDAEAQERFIRGPSSQNRM